In one window of Agromyces badenianii DNA:
- a CDS encoding GGDEF domain-containing protein, producing the protein MTIDLYTAQLAVSTVTIISGVMFVLDTFLRKTDAAGRLWAVSFMAGILASFAYATWAVVPHAWWAVAVGNAAIVLCPALLWCGARAYNGRNDAVWSAVLGAAVAASAVLVEGPDGGDWAGAVVMFVLIAGFAALGAAESLRTPMRESWRARGLTVMFIVVALFYSARAVAYLVLGPEDPWFRSALGTEASSFVLMTLVIVAVVSLVILQGEHSDGASNRRELAPSFTADAVLTTASFREVVEDWLERANYHDEQLVFMRVELDELSALNTAFGRSVGSQLLAEFTAAVRRYCSPHADIGCAGAGALVVVAPFAQMEDAEEYAEAVQAGLREKRLDAAQGLRLSASIGLAGTDVIGYDFDRLMAAAAAAAVDARAKGGDAVAIAV; encoded by the coding sequence ATGACGATCGATCTGTACACCGCCCAGCTCGCCGTGAGCACGGTGACGATCATCTCCGGGGTCATGTTCGTGCTCGACACGTTCCTGCGGAAGACGGATGCCGCGGGGCGCCTGTGGGCCGTCTCGTTCATGGCCGGCATCCTCGCGTCGTTCGCCTACGCCACCTGGGCCGTCGTGCCGCACGCGTGGTGGGCGGTGGCGGTGGGCAACGCCGCCATCGTGTTGTGCCCCGCCCTGCTGTGGTGCGGCGCCCGAGCGTACAACGGGCGCAATGACGCCGTCTGGAGCGCTGTGCTCGGCGCGGCGGTCGCGGCCAGCGCCGTGCTCGTCGAGGGTCCCGACGGCGGGGACTGGGCGGGTGCGGTGGTCATGTTCGTGCTCATCGCGGGTTTCGCGGCGCTCGGTGCGGCGGAGAGCTTGCGTACGCCGATGCGGGAGAGCTGGAGGGCGCGCGGGCTCACGGTCATGTTCATCGTCGTTGCGCTGTTCTACTCGGCCCGGGCCGTGGCGTACCTCGTGCTCGGACCGGAGGATCCCTGGTTCCGAAGCGCGCTCGGCACCGAGGCATCCTCGTTCGTGCTCATGACGCTCGTGATCGTCGCGGTCGTGAGCCTCGTGATCCTGCAGGGCGAGCACTCGGACGGCGCGTCGAATCGGCGCGAGCTCGCGCCGTCGTTCACCGCCGACGCGGTGCTCACCACCGCGTCGTTCCGCGAGGTCGTCGAGGACTGGCTCGAGCGTGCGAACTACCATGACGAACAGCTCGTCTTCATGCGAGTGGAGCTCGACGAGCTGTCGGCGCTGAACACCGCGTTCGGCCGCTCCGTCGGCAGTCAGCTGCTGGCGGAGTTCACCGCGGCGGTTCGGCGCTACTGTTCACCACACGCCGACATCGGGTGCGCGGGCGCGGGTGCGCTCGTGGTCGTCGCGCCGTTCGCGCAGATGGAGGATGCGGAAGAGTACGCCGAGGCGGTGCAGGCAGGGCTCCGTGAGAAGCGGCTCGACGCGGCACAGGGCCTGCGGCTCTCGGCGAGCATCGGCCTGGCCGGCACCGATGTCATCGGGTACGACTTCGATCGGCTCATGGCCGCGGCCGCCGCGGCGGCAGTGGATGCCCGCGCCAAGGGCGGCGACGCCGTCGCGATCGCGGTCTGA